The following coding sequences lie in one Musa acuminata AAA Group cultivar baxijiao chromosome BXJ1-8, Cavendish_Baxijiao_AAA, whole genome shotgun sequence genomic window:
- the LOC103993226 gene encoding uncharacterized protein LOC103993226 — MCRSAMESNSELAGYPRDRDRLQIRGFYLRVSLAGGRRLFPGAITLVYLPRIDGSLLEVNGSRIRAAARAIVPLHRICSPELFRSGDTEAAVFASTDRVRAGEGVRFEAYVGEEKVVRGVFRRRGGVWGMECRCAAEGDAAAVAAAEVWVVGEKGVSMGQRVEVAAALEEERRKRRRRRGFCSRLEEIPEESDGCDGLCCEGGEEEEEEEEGGWELEGSDDDVRKQAGGKGMEGEDVALEMEGVRWGVDLGIWVMCLGVGMLVSAASNRKLRKNLL; from the coding sequence ATGTGCCGATCCGCCATGGAGAGCAACTCTGAACTCGCCGGGTACCCCAGGGACCGCGACCGCCTCCAGATCCGGGGCTTCTACCTACGCGTCTCCCTCGCCGGCGGACGGAGACTGTTCCCGGGCGCCATCACCCTCGTCTACCTCCCCCGGATCGACGGCAGCTTGCTCGAGGTAAATGGGTCCAGGATTCGCGCCGCGGCCCGGGCGATCGTGCCGCTCCACCGGATCTGCTCGCCGGAGCTGTTCAGGAGCGGCGACACGGAGGCGGCGGTGTTCGCCAGCACGGACCGGGTGAGGGCGGGCGAGGGGGTGCGGTTCGAGGCgtacgtcggggaggagaaggtggTGAGAGGGGTGTTCAGGCGGCGGGGGGGCGTGTGGGGGATGGAGTGCCGGTGCGCGGCGGAAGGCGATGCGGCGGCCGTGGCCGCGGCGGAGGTGTGGGTGGTGGGGGAGAAGGGGGTGTCGATGGGACAGAGGGTGGAGGTGGCGGCGGCCTTGGAGGAGGAAAGGAGaaagcggcggcggaggagggggtTTTGCTCGAGGTTGGAGGAGATACCGGAGGAGTCGGACGGATGCGATGGCTTGTGCTGCGAGGGtggcgaggaagaggaagaggaagaggaagggggcTGGGAGTTGGAGGGATCCGACGATGATGTTCGAAAGCAGGCGGGCGGGAAGGGTATGGAGGGCGAAGATGTTGCGTTGGAGATGGAAGGGGTGAGATGGGGCGTCGATTTAGGGATCTGGGTGATGTGCTTGGGGGTGGGCATGTTGGTCTCCGCAGCTTCCAATAGGAAACTGAGAAAGAATCTTCTTTGA